GTTTGGATGTCTCATGGTGATACCATCCTTAAAACACCGGAAAGTTTTGAAATTATTGCTAGTACAAAAGATGTTGCTGTCGGAGGATTTAAGATAAAAGGTGAAGAAACTTATGGTATCCAATTTCATCCGGAAGTGTATCATTCTACTGAAGGGACTAAGCTTTTAAAGAACTTTTTGGTTGAAATATGTGGTGTTTCTCAAATGTGGACTCCAAATTCTTTTGTTGATGAAACGGTTGCTGAACTTAAAGCACAATTGGGAAATGATAAAGTTATCCTTGGTTTATCCGGAGGCGTTGATTCTTCTGTTGCTGCTATGCTTTTACATCAGGCCATAGGCCGAAATTTACATTGTATTTTTGTAGATAATGGTCTATTGCGTAAAAACGAATTTCATGATGTTTTGGATTCTTATGCTGATATGGGTTTGAATGTTAAAGGTGTTAATGCTTCAGAAAAATTTTATGCTGCTCTAGCAGGGATTACTGATCCTGAAGCAAAGCGTAAAGCCATTGGCAAAACCTTTGTCGATGTGTTTGATGAAGAATCAAAAAAAATTGATAACGCTCTTTGGTTAGCACAAGGAACTATTTATCCCGATATTATTGAATCGGTATCGGTAAAAGGACCTTCGGCTACTATTAAGTCGCATCATAATGTTGGTGGCTTGCCCGATTATATGAAACTTAAAGTTGTGGAACCATTAAAATCTTTGTTTAAAGATGAGGTTAGGAGAGTGGGGAAGGCTCTTAATATGAAAAAGGAATTATTGGGTCGTCATCCATTTCCGGGCCCCGGTTTAGGTATTCGTATTTTAGGTGATGTTACTGCCGAAAAAGTTCATATTCTGCAAGAAGTTGATAATATCTTTATTCAGGGTTTAAAAGATCATG
The genomic region above belongs to Bacteroidales bacterium and contains:
- the guaA gene encoding glutamine-hydrolyzing GMP synthase, translating into MEEMILILDFGSQYTQLIARRVRELNVYCEIHPYNKIPQIDKHIKGVILSGSPYSVRDKEAPKPALDSIRKRFPLLGVCYGAQYLAQHDGGEVLPSEIREYGRANLSFTKNEDRLLKGVKLGSQVWMSHGDTILKTPESFEIIASTKDVAVGGFKIKGEETYGIQFHPEVYHSTEGTKLLKNFLVEICGVSQMWTPNSFVDETVAELKAQLGNDKVILGLSGGVDSSVAAMLLHQAIGRNLHCIFVDNGLLRKNEFHDVLDSYADMGLNVKGVNASEKFYAALAGITDPEAKRKAIGKTFVDVFDEESKKIDNALWLAQGTIYPDIIESVSVKGPSATIKSHHNVGGLPDYMKLKVVEPLKSLFKDEVRRVGKALNMKKELLGRHPFPGPGLGIRILGDVTAEKVHILQEVDNIFIQGLKDHDLYDKVWQAGAMLTPIQSVGVMGDERTYENVVALRAVGSTDGMTADWSHLPYEFLAEISNAIINRVKGVNRVVYDISSKPPATIEWE